One segment of Methanoculleus taiwanensis DNA contains the following:
- the dapB gene encoding 4-hydroxy-tetrahydrodipicolinate reductase has product MTKIVIAGALGRMGTTIARIVDESPGLELVGGVDIKEGTLLGTDVVTPDRIDELLQSRRPDVLIDFTVADAAVENIKAATRNGVALVVGTTGFSPEQRAVIEEAVVGTVPAVISSNYSVGVNIFWQLVRQAARMLADYDVEVTEAHHRYKKDAPSGTAKTILEILDQELGSREKVYGREGMSERKDEIGVHVIRGGDIVGDHSVLFAGNYECIEVSHRAYDRAVFAEGAVRAAAWVHGKEKRIHSMQDVLGI; this is encoded by the coding sequence ATGACTAAGATAGTAATAGCCGGTGCTCTCGGCCGGATGGGAACGACGATCGCGAGGATCGTGGACGAATCCCCGGGCCTCGAGCTGGTCGGCGGAGTCGACATCAAAGAGGGGACGCTGCTTGGAACCGACGTGGTGACGCCGGATCGGATCGACGAACTCCTGCAGTCACGGCGGCCCGACGTCCTGATCGATTTCACGGTCGCCGATGCCGCCGTGGAGAATATCAAGGCAGCCACACGAAACGGCGTGGCGCTCGTCGTCGGGACGACGGGTTTTTCACCGGAGCAGCGTGCGGTTATTGAGGAGGCCGTCGTCGGCACCGTTCCCGCCGTGATCTCGAGCAACTACAGCGTCGGCGTCAATATCTTCTGGCAGCTCGTCCGGCAGGCCGCACGTATGCTCGCCGACTACGACGTCGAGGTGACCGAGGCTCACCACCGGTACAAGAAGGATGCGCCGAGCGGTACGGCAAAGACCATCCTCGAGATCCTCGACCAGGAGCTCGGGAGCCGTGAGAAGGTGTACGGAAGAGAGGGAATGAGCGAGCGGAAGGACGAGATAGGCGTCCACGTCATCCGGGGAGGCGACATCGTCGGCGATCACTCGGTTCTCTTCGCCGGAAACTACGAGTGCATCGAGGTATCTCACCGCGCCTACGACCGTGCGGTCTTTGCAGAAGGAGCGGTGCGGGCGGCGGCATGGGTGCATGGAAAAGAGAAGCGGATCCACTCGATGCAGGATGTTCTCGGCATCTGA
- a CDS encoding indolepyruvate ferredoxin oxidoreductase subunit alpha, translating into MVAIVDVEKCTGCETCVGICPAEAIRMEGDKAVIDIDLCVDCESCVDECPAEAISME; encoded by the coding sequence TTGGTCGCAATTGTAGATGTAGAGAAGTGTACGGGCTGTGAGACCTGCGTTGGCATCTGCCCCGCCGAAGCGATTCGGATGGAAGGCGACAAAGCAGTAATCGACATCGACCTTTGTGTCGATTGCGAGTCCTGCGTCGACGAATGTCCCGCCGAAGCAATCTCAATGGAATAA
- the asd gene encoding aspartate-semialdehyde dehydrogenase, protein MINVGVLGATGAVGQRFVQLLADHPWFHLEALTASERSAGKKFGNVVNWRLDAPFPESIGDIAVTPTTVESVKNCDLVFSALPADIATSIEADIAAAGVAVCSNARSHRMDPIVPLVVPEVNPDHLGLIDVQRDRGRDGFIVTNPNCSTIVLVMALAPLRSFAFRDVRVATMQAISGGGFSGVSAMDIYDNVVPYIGSEEEKMETETLKIMGTFDGAEVQDAPFSVSASCHRVPVVDGHTLAVWVDVENPVDEVKKAYASFKSPFSNLPLQPAKPVEIFDQPDRPQPRLDRNRGRGMTVSVGRIREGLRFVALGHNTIRGAAGASVLNAELIYSKKYL, encoded by the coding sequence ATGATAAATGTAGGAGTGCTTGGTGCCACAGGAGCGGTGGGACAGCGCTTCGTTCAGCTTCTGGCTGACCACCCCTGGTTTCATCTGGAGGCGCTCACCGCTTCTGAACGAAGTGCGGGAAAGAAATTCGGTAACGTGGTAAACTGGCGCCTTGATGCGCCGTTTCCGGAGTCGATAGGCGATATCGCCGTCACTCCGACTACCGTCGAGAGCGTCAAGAACTGTGATCTCGTCTTCTCGGCGCTTCCTGCCGATATTGCAACCTCGATCGAGGCCGACATAGCAGCCGCCGGGGTCGCCGTATGCAGCAACGCCCGGTCGCACAGGATGGATCCGATCGTCCCGCTCGTCGTCCCGGAGGTCAACCCCGATCACCTGGGTCTTATCGACGTGCAGCGCGATAGAGGCCGGGACGGATTCATCGTAACGAACCCTAACTGCTCCACCATTGTTCTCGTCATGGCACTTGCACCCCTGCGTTCATTCGCATTCCGTGACGTACGCGTGGCAACCATGCAGGCGATCTCGGGAGGAGGATTCTCCGGGGTATCCGCAATGGATATCTATGATAATGTCGTCCCCTACATCGGCTCTGAAGAAGAGAAGATGGAGACCGAGACGCTGAAGATCATGGGAACCTTTGACGGGGCTGAGGTGCAGGACGCTCCGTTCAGCGTGAGTGCGAGCTGCCACCGGGTTCCGGTCGTCGACGGACATACCCTTGCGGTATGGGTCGACGTGGAGAACCCTGTCGATGAAGTGAAAAAAGCTTACGCAAGCTTTAAATCCCCGTTCAGCAATCTTCCATTACAACCGGCAAAGCCTGTTGAGATCTTCGACCAGCCCGATCGTCCGCAGCCCCGCCTTGACCGCAATAGAGGCAGGGGTATGACGGTCTCGGTCGGCAGAATCCGGGAAGGACTGCGGTTCGTTGCACTCGGTCACAACACCATCCGGGGTGCCGCAGGTGCTTCCGTCCTCAACGCCGAGCTGATATACTCGAAAAAGTATCTCTAA
- the albA gene encoding DNA-binding protein Alba, with protein MIKDNTVFVGNKPVMNYVLAVVTQFNNGADEVAIKARGKAISRAVDTAEIALNRFLANVSKKEIFTSTEMIDTDTGKTNVSSIEIVLFQAR; from the coding sequence ATGATTAAGGATAACACAGTATTCGTTGGGAATAAACCTGTCATGAACTACGTACTCGCGGTGGTTACCCAGTTCAACAATGGAGCGGACGAGGTTGCTATCAAAGCACGGGGGAAGGCCATATCACGTGCCGTTGATACGGCCGAGATAGCCCTGAACCGGTTTTTAGCAAATGTCAGTAAGAAAGAGATCTTTACCTCCACTGAGATGATTGATACCGATACCGGCAAGACCAATGTGTCGAGCATCGAGATCGTCCTCTTCCAGGCGCGGTAG
- a CDS encoding DUF373 family protein produces MSRDRTLVLCVDRDDDIGYKAGIEGPVVGREACLKTANALALVDPEDSDVNAIFETVKIYDLLHGRGEEVAIAVISGNHTNLLEGDRRIASGLDTILGATGATSCILVTDGAEDEYVMPIIQSRVPVSSVRRVVVNQMPNLEGTYYILKRLLDDPKIAKIVLVPLGLAMLLYATAYLLGYPEGATIVVVGVIGTYLLFKGFGVDEIFHYFVTSLQVSLQGGRFTFVSYIAAILMVIVGIVMGFTSLLALYKTSGIFFYILTFIYGAIVWFTAAGLVASVGKMIDIFLNERENLRRVVALPFFVLALGAIAYGASIYTLSISEIPQFPIAEDVGIRYIVFATIGGLFLAFFGVYLQSLLGRWAGEHGTTAIEREA; encoded by the coding sequence ATGTCCAGAGACCGGACGCTAGTCCTCTGTGTCGATCGCGACGACGATATCGGCTATAAGGCCGGGATCGAAGGTCCGGTGGTCGGGAGGGAGGCGTGCCTGAAGACGGCAAACGCTCTCGCCCTCGTTGACCCTGAGGACTCGGACGTCAACGCCATCTTCGAGACCGTCAAGATCTACGACCTCCTCCACGGCCGTGGAGAAGAGGTCGCCATAGCGGTCATCAGCGGCAACCACACGAACCTCCTTGAGGGCGATCGCCGGATAGCGTCGGGTCTCGATACTATCCTCGGGGCGACGGGCGCCACGTCCTGTATCCTGGTGACGGACGGTGCCGAAGACGAGTACGTCATGCCGATCATCCAGTCCCGGGTGCCGGTCAGCAGCGTGAGGAGAGTCGTCGTCAACCAGATGCCGAACCTCGAGGGCACCTACTATATCTTAAAGCGTCTCCTCGACGATCCCAAGATAGCAAAGATCGTCCTCGTCCCGCTCGGTCTTGCCATGCTGCTCTACGCGACCGCATACCTGCTCGGGTATCCGGAAGGCGCCACCATCGTCGTGGTCGGAGTCATCGGCACGTATCTGCTCTTCAAGGGGTTTGGCGTCGACGAGATCTTCCACTACTTCGTCACGTCGCTGCAGGTATCTCTGCAGGGCGGGCGTTTTACGTTTGTGTCTTACATCGCGGCGATACTGATGGTTATCGTCGGGATTGTCATGGGCTTTACGAGCCTCCTCGCCCTCTACAAGACCTCCGGTATCTTCTTCTATATCCTGACGTTCATCTACGGCGCAATCGTCTGGTTCACCGCAGCGGGACTCGTCGCATCGGTCGGTAAGATGATCGATATCTTCCTGAACGAACGGGAGAATCTCAGAAGAGTTGTTGCCCTGCCGTTCTTCGTTCTGGCACTCGGGGCGATCGCCTACGGCGCCAGCATCTATACGCTCTCGATCAGCGAGATTCCGCAGTTTCCGATCGCCGAAGATGTCGGGATACGCTACATTGTCTTTGCGACGATCGGTGGACTCTTCCTCGCCTTCTTCGGAGTGTATCTCCAGTCCCTTCTCGGCAGGTGGGCGGGGGAGCATGGAACGACGGCGATCGAGAGAGAGGCGTGA
- a CDS encoding coiled-coil protein, whose translation MLNDLVDKRKKFLAESEQHKNRRNELNALASKYARERNTLNNQTREFVEEAQKHKELRDQNNGDVQRLKEERNDYNDKANVLFEDLEAFKKEHGNLKNRGIKEVQKQIEHLEFKQQTEVYSTDKERELIDKIKQLKASVKEQEAELEQNKEMRTKLTDAREFRRLASEIHKEVTEKAELAQQHHDLMVESYRKADKSREAADQSHQLFVEAQESADEEHKQFIACQKELRDYDKVISGLRKKTKKTKVTKEQKAVRKEAEQIFQNFRSGEKLTTDDLLLLQRAKLI comes from the coding sequence ATGTTGAACGATTTAGTTGATAAGAGAAAGAAGTTTCTCGCAGAGTCTGAACAGCATAAAAACCGAAGGAACGAGCTGAATGCGCTTGCCAGCAAGTACGCCCGGGAGCGTAACACGCTGAACAACCAGACCCGCGAGTTCGTTGAGGAGGCGCAGAAGCACAAAGAGCTCCGTGACCAGAACAACGGAGACGTTCAGAGACTGAAAGAGGAGCGCAACGACTACAACGATAAGGCGAACGTACTCTTCGAGGATCTTGAAGCATTCAAGAAAGAGCACGGGAACCTGAAGAACCGCGGCATCAAGGAAGTTCAGAAGCAGATCGAGCACCTTGAGTTCAAGCAGCAGACGGAGGTCTACAGCACCGATAAAGAGCGCGAACTGATCGATAAGATCAAGCAGCTCAAAGCCTCCGTGAAAGAGCAGGAAGCGGAGCTTGAACAGAATAAAGAGATGCGGACGAAGCTGACCGATGCCCGCGAGTTTCGCCGGCTCGCATCCGAGATCCATAAGGAAGTGACCGAGAAGGCCGAGCTTGCACAGCAGCACCACGACCTGATGGTGGAGTCGTACCGCAAGGCCGACAAATCCCGCGAGGCTGCAGATCAGTCCCACCAGCTCTTCGTCGAGGCGCAGGAGTCCGCAGACGAGGAGCACAAGCAGTTCATCGCCTGTCAGAAGGAGCTTCGCGACTACGATAAGGTCATCTCGGGCCTTCGCAAGAAGACGAAGAAGACGAAGGTCACCAAAGAACAGAAAGCCGTCAGAAAAGAAGCAGAACAGATCTTCCAGAATTTCCGCAGTGGCGAGAAGCTCACGACCGACGATCTGCTCCTTCTTCAGCGCGCAAAACTTATATAA
- the ftsZ gene encoding cell division protein FtsZ, whose translation MQTIINEALKHAERERFTKNAMNDDGDDMIGQPRIVIVGCGGAGNNTINRLYHMQVNGAETIAINTDKQHLDMIQADKRVLVGKSLTKGLGAGGFPDVGRRAAEMARPTLEGLLADADLVFITAGMGGGTGTGTAPVVAQIAKEQGAIVVGMVSYPFQVEKARLLRAEEGMEALAAAADSVIVLDNNRLIKFVPNLPLGQAFSVMDQLIAETVKGISETITEPSLINIDYADVRAIMSKGGVAVMLVGESKQQNKAESVVHECLNHPLLDIDYRGATGSLIHITGGNDLTLQDAEEIASSLTYELDPHADVIWGARVNSEYEGRVRVMAIMTGVKSAQILGQQRAFEPVVNRQATPSGRRTPSRDATSGHLIDFL comes from the coding sequence ATGCAGACTATCATTAATGAAGCTTTGAAACACGCAGAGCGAGAGAGATTTACCAAGAACGCCATGAACGATGATGGCGACGACATGATCGGCCAGCCGCGTATTGTTATCGTCGGGTGCGGTGGTGCCGGTAACAACACGATCAACCGTTTATACCACATGCAGGTCAACGGTGCAGAGACGATTGCGATCAACACCGACAAGCAGCACCTGGATATGATCCAGGCTGATAAGAGGGTGCTCGTGGGCAAATCCCTGACGAAGGGTCTCGGTGCCGGCGGGTTCCCCGATGTCGGGAGAAGGGCTGCAGAGATGGCACGCCCGACGCTCGAGGGTCTGCTCGCCGACGCCGACCTCGTCTTCATCACTGCGGGTATGGGTGGCGGTACCGGCACCGGAACTGCTCCGGTCGTGGCGCAGATAGCAAAAGAGCAGGGAGCCATCGTCGTCGGAATGGTCAGCTATCCCTTCCAGGTCGAGAAGGCGAGGCTTCTCCGGGCCGAGGAAGGCATGGAAGCGCTTGCCGCGGCCGCCGACTCGGTGATCGTTCTCGACAACAACCGCCTTATCAAATTCGTGCCGAACCTGCCGCTCGGACAGGCCTTCTCGGTCATGGATCAGCTCATCGCCGAGACCGTTAAGGGTATCAGCGAGACGATCACCGAGCCCTCGCTCATCAACATCGACTACGCCGACGTCCGTGCGATCATGAGCAAGGGTGGCGTCGCGGTGATGCTCGTCGGTGAGAGCAAGCAGCAGAACAAGGCGGAGAGCGTCGTGCACGAGTGCCTGAACCACCCGCTCCTCGACATCGATTACCGCGGAGCGACCGGTAGCCTCATCCACATCACCGGCGGAAACGATCTGACGCTCCAGGATGCCGAGGAGATCGCAAGTTCCCTCACCTACGAGCTCGACCCGCATGCAGACGTTATCTGGGGAGCGCGTGTCAACAGCGAGTACGAAGGCCGCGTCCGTGTCATGGCCATCATGACCGGTGTCAAGAGTGCACAGATTCTCGGGCAGCAGCGTGCATTCGAACCCGTCGTGAACCGCCAGGCCACGCCGTCCGGACGCCGCACCCCTTCACGGGACGCGACCAGCGGACATCTCATCGACTTCCTCTGA
- a CDS encoding ribbon-helix-helix domain-containing protein, giving the protein MMDRITIRLPRQQVEMLEKLVEAGEFPTVSEAVRYSVRELLEKHGNRVLREIDQVSFKV; this is encoded by the coding sequence ATGATGGACCGAATCACGATCAGATTGCCCAGGCAGCAGGTTGAGATGCTTGAGAAACTGGTAGAGGCCGGGGAGTTCCCTACCGTTTCGGAGGCTGTACGATATTCCGTCCGGGAGCTTCTCGAGAAGCACGGCAACCGCGTCCTTCGCGAGATCGATCAGGTTTCCTTCAAAGTTTAG
- a CDS encoding pyridoxal phosphate-dependent aminotransferase — translation MSKKFPTKVVHGGTVQWHKSRGSGELLDFSANINPFSPEIDWKPNPATLADYPDDRYETLKGVIGRTFSRSPEEIAVGNGSVELIRAFCAVVLGEGDAVFLEKPTFGEYELAARMAGATPTPDEQAASVRFCCNPNNPTGSLRMRGTVTTLLEETAATGAYLFLDEAFIELSDPCQSLVDLRHENLFLLRSLTKCFAVPGIRFGYGFSDPDLIEQIEAARLPWTVNAFAEAYAIEAFAHYHELEHSRECIAGERRWLCERLGEMDLPYGEPSANYILIALPLPAPGVVERLLHRGILVRDCSSFGLPKHIRIAVRTHEENRQLIEALEACLR, via the coding sequence ATGAGTAAAAAATTTCCGACGAAAGTGGTGCACGGCGGAACCGTGCAGTGGCACAAAAGCCGTGGAAGCGGAGAACTGCTCGATTTTAGTGCAAACATCAATCCGTTCTCCCCCGAAATCGACTGGAAGCCCAACCCTGCAACACTCGCAGACTACCCCGACGACCGGTACGAAACCCTCAAAGGGGTCATCGGGCGGACTTTTTCGCGGAGTCCCGAGGAGATTGCCGTGGGCAACGGATCGGTCGAGCTTATCCGGGCATTCTGCGCGGTCGTTCTCGGCGAAGGCGACGCCGTCTTCCTTGAAAAGCCCACCTTTGGCGAGTACGAACTCGCGGCCCGCATGGCGGGAGCGACGCCCACGCCCGATGAGCAGGCGGCATCGGTGCGCTTCTGCTGCAACCCGAATAACCCGACTGGCTCACTTCGTATGCGCGGCACCGTCACCACGCTTCTCGAAGAGACGGCCGCGACCGGTGCATACCTCTTTCTCGACGAGGCCTTTATAGAACTCTCCGATCCCTGCCAGAGCCTCGTCGATCTCCGGCACGAGAATCTCTTCCTCCTGCGCTCCCTCACAAAATGCTTTGCCGTTCCCGGAATACGATTCGGCTACGGGTTTTCCGACCCCGATCTCATCGAGCAGATCGAGGCGGCACGCCTCCCCTGGACGGTCAACGCATTTGCCGAAGCCTATGCAATCGAGGCGTTCGCACACTACCACGAGCTCGAACACTCACGAGAGTGTATCGCCGGCGAACGCCGATGGCTCTGCGAACGGCTCGGCGAGATGGATCTTCCTTATGGCGAACCGTCCGCAAACTATATCCTCATCGCACTCCCGCTTCCGGCACCGGGCGTCGTGGAGCGGCTCCTGCACCGGGGAATCCTTGTCAGGGACTGCTCGTCGTTCGGGCTTCCGAAGCATATCCGGATCGCGGTCAGAACCCACGAGGAGAACCGACAGCTCATTGAGGCGCTCGAGGCATGCTTGCGCTGA
- a CDS encoding NTP transferase domain-containing protein: MLALIMAGGAGSRLGMAEKPLVTIGTRPMIAYVLDAFASAGHETLVVTSPRTPVTKNWCRANGIERYDAEGSGYIDDLEETVLALDLGEPLFTCVADLPCLNARIIHTIEERYRTAGTPACSTWVPHDLCREYGCRTQYTAIVDGVDACPVGINIVDGTRIGSAQEEVAVLIRDRRLAFNINTREELALVRSYLCR, from the coding sequence ATGCTTGCGCTGATCATGGCCGGGGGGGCCGGCTCGCGCCTCGGGATGGCGGAAAAACCGCTCGTCACCATCGGCACCAGGCCGATGATAGCCTACGTTCTTGACGCCTTCGCATCCGCAGGGCATGAGACACTGGTCGTCACCTCGCCACGGACGCCGGTTACCAAGAACTGGTGTCGTGCAAACGGGATCGAACGATACGACGCCGAAGGCTCCGGATACATCGACGACCTCGAAGAGACGGTACTCGCACTCGATCTCGGCGAACCCCTCTTCACCTGCGTTGCCGACCTCCCGTGCCTGAATGCCCGGATCATCCATACAATAGAAGAGCGCTACCGCACCGCCGGCACGCCGGCCTGCTCGACCTGGGTTCCCCACGACCTCTGCAGGGAGTACGGGTGCAGGACGCAGTATACGGCGATCGTGGACGGCGTGGACGCCTGCCCGGTCGGGATCAATATCGTCGACGGGACGCGTATAGGGAGTGCGCAGGAGGAGGTGGCGGTGCTGATCCGCGATCGACGACTGGCCTTTAATATCAATACCCGCGAGGAGCTCGCCCTGGTACGGTCATACCTCTGCAGATGA
- a CDS encoding ornithine cyclodeaminase: protein MELCREIELEGHIIDSGIMTLVFDKIMDMGGEFEILTFNVGKHKKDPSYARLRITAAEDQQLDSILSELHRLGARSPEIKDVTLKPAEGDRIVPKGFYSTTNHPTFVKYRDEWLPVEGIEMDCLIVVLEDAKRAICTPLSKLKAGDAVVIGENGVRVVYPERPRKVSTFEFMHGTVSSERPSETIIAKLAREILALKKKGGKIAIVGGPAIVHTGAADSLAKMIREGYIDVLFAGNALATHDIEYNLFGTSLGMDLKTGTLVTGGHKHHIYAISEIMRAGSIKNAVDLGIVTGGIMYECVKNGVPFVLAGSIRDDGPLPDVITDAMEAQDAMRELIQKDVGMVLMIGTLLHSVAVGNCLPSYVKTICVDINPASVTKLMDRGTMQAVGVVSDAGAFLPLLAKQLDEQSSSSTA from the coding sequence ATGGAGCTCTGCCGGGAAATCGAACTTGAGGGCCATATCATCGATTCCGGCATCATGACCCTCGTATTCGATAAGATCATGGACATGGGCGGGGAGTTTGAGATCCTCACCTTCAACGTAGGAAAACATAAAAAAGACCCGAGCTATGCGCGGCTTCGTATCACCGCCGCCGAAGACCAGCAGCTCGACTCCATCCTCTCCGAGCTGCACCGCCTCGGTGCACGCTCACCCGAGATTAAGGATGTCACCCTCAAACCGGCAGAGGGCGACAGGATTGTTCCGAAGGGCTTTTACTCGACCACCAACCACCCGACGTTCGTCAAGTACCGGGACGAATGGCTCCCGGTCGAGGGGATCGAGATGGACTGTCTCATCGTCGTTCTGGAGGATGCGAAGCGAGCGATCTGCACCCCCCTCTCAAAGCTTAAGGCGGGAGACGCCGTTGTCATCGGTGAGAACGGCGTCCGGGTCGTGTACCCCGAACGCCCCCGGAAAGTAAGCACGTTTGAGTTCATGCACGGCACGGTATCCTCCGAACGGCCGAGCGAGACGATCATCGCCAAGCTCGCACGGGAGATCCTCGCCCTGAAGAAGAAGGGCGGGAAGATCGCCATCGTCGGCGGCCCGGCGATCGTGCATACCGGTGCGGCGGACTCTCTCGCGAAGATGATACGGGAAGGCTACATCGACGTCCTCTTTGCCGGCAATGCCCTTGCAACCCACGACATCGAGTACAACCTCTTCGGCACGTCGCTCGGCATGGATCTCAAGACCGGGACGCTCGTCACGGGCGGCCACAAGCACCACATCTATGCCATCAGCGAGATCATGCGTGCCGGTTCGATCAAGAACGCGGTCGACCTCGGTATCGTCACCGGCGGAATCATGTACGAGTGCGTGAAGAACGGCGTTCCGTTCGTGCTTGCAGGTTCCATCAGGGACGACGGCCCTCTTCCCGACGTCATCACCGACGCCATGGAGGCGCAGGATGCCATGCGGGAACTCATTCAAAAAGATGTCGGGATGGTCCTGATGATCGGGACACTACTCCACTCGGTCGCCGTAGGGAACTGCCTCCCCTCCTACGTCAAGACCATCTGTGTCGATATCAATCCCGCATCCGTCACCAAGCTGATGGACCGCGGCACGATGCAGGCGGTCGGCGTGGTGAGCGATGCGGGTGCGTTCCTGCCCCTGCTCGCCAAGCAGCTCGACGAACAGAGTAGTTCATCTACCGCGTAA
- a CDS encoding archaeosine biosynthesis radical SAM protein RaSEA produces MISKSALKPLACWRGKDLYDGQVLETVTVIFRTAGCSWNRCLMCGYRHERYPPLSESELVDRLLGQIAWVKESFADDDYQMVKIFTSGSFFDPAEVPPAVLTAAGLAFRGKLVVAETRPEYVSEDSLAEFVACIDDGTWSTPLHVAMGLETTNDAIREKSIDKGFTYADFLQAASTARRAGAGVKAYLMMKPPFLTEAEARDDMLRSIEEVSPVADMISMNLCTVQTRTDVERLWKQNAYRPPYLWSALDVLIRSPVHILCDPVGGGQMRGPHNCGACDRPIVKGIGEYSLTGDKELLRVLAEEDCACKQEWEFVLREERPYCMPLTR; encoded by the coding sequence ATGATATCCAAAAGTGCTCTGAAACCTCTGGCCTGTTGGCGGGGAAAAGACCTCTACGATGGACAGGTTCTCGAAACGGTGACCGTCATCTTCAGGACGGCGGGCTGTTCCTGGAACCGGTGCCTGATGTGCGGATACCGTCACGAACGCTACCCGCCGCTCTCCGAAAGCGAACTTGTCGACCGTCTCCTCGGGCAGATCGCCTGGGTGAAAGAGTCGTTCGCCGATGACGACTACCAGATGGTGAAGATCTTCACCTCGGGGAGTTTCTTCGACCCTGCGGAGGTCCCTCCGGCGGTGCTGACTGCCGCCGGCCTGGCGTTCCGCGGCAAGCTGGTCGTTGCGGAGACAAGGCCGGAGTACGTGAGCGAGGATAGCCTGGCGGAGTTCGTCGCCTGTATCGACGACGGCACCTGGTCTACCCCTCTTCATGTTGCGATGGGCCTTGAGACCACGAACGACGCTATCCGGGAGAAGAGCATCGATAAGGGTTTTACCTACGCCGATTTCCTGCAGGCGGCTTCAACCGCCCGTCGCGCCGGGGCGGGCGTTAAGGCCTACCTGATGATGAAGCCCCCGTTCCTGACCGAAGCCGAGGCGCGGGATGATATGCTGCGCTCGATAGAAGAGGTCTCGCCTGTTGCCGATATGATCTCGATGAACCTCTGCACCGTCCAGACCAGAACCGACGTGGAGCGGCTCTGGAAACAGAACGCCTATCGCCCGCCGTATCTCTGGAGCGCTCTTGACGTGCTGATCCGCTCGCCCGTTCACATCCTCTGCGACCCTGTCGGCGGCGGGCAGATGCGGGGGCCGCATAACTGCGGTGCCTGCGACCGCCCGATTGTGAAGGGAATCGGCGAGTACTCGCTCACCGGGGATAAGGAACTCCTTCGGGTTCTCGCAGAAGAGGACTGCGCCTGCAAGCAGGAGTGGGAGTTCGTGCTCCGGGAGGAGCGCCCCTACTGCATGCCGCTTACGCGGTAG
- a CDS encoding ATP-dependent 6-phosphofructokinase: MKRIGVLTSGGDAPGMNACIRAAVRTGLAGGVEVVGVRRGYAGLIEGETMPLDRTAIRNTIHLGGTILETSRSPEFQTREGRAKAAETVQQAELDGLLLIGGDGTFHGGSILAEEWGVALIGVPASIDNDVYGTDYCIGFDTAANCALNAIDRIRDTARSHDRLFFVEVMGRESGYLALESGIAGGAEELIIPEESIALAKIAARLEEGLAIGKKSAIVVVAEGDRPGRSFEIAESLREYLEFESRVVVLGHLQRGGRLRYVTACSAASSVLRPLRHSSKAGAGAWPER; encoded by the coding sequence ATGAAGCGGATAGGCGTACTGACGAGCGGCGGTGATGCGCCGGGTATGAATGCCTGTATCCGGGCTGCGGTGCGCACCGGGCTTGCAGGCGGGGTGGAGGTGGTCGGGGTACGCAGAGGGTATGCCGGGCTTATTGAGGGCGAGACGATGCCGCTCGACCGGACGGCGATCCGGAACACCATCCACCTCGGCGGAACGATTCTCGAGACGTCCCGCTCCCCGGAGTTTCAAACCCGGGAAGGGAGGGCAAAGGCTGCAGAGACCGTTCAACAGGCGGAGCTGGACGGGCTGCTCCTGATCGGGGGCGACGGGACTTTCCACGGCGGAAGCATTCTCGCCGAAGAGTGGGGGGTAGCGCTTATCGGGGTGCCGGCGAGCATCGACAACGACGTCTACGGTACCGACTACTGCATCGGGTTCGATACTGCCGCGAACTGCGCCCTCAATGCAATCGATCGGATCCGTGATACGGCACGGTCGCACGATCGCCTCTTCTTTGTCGAGGTGATGGGCCGGGAGAGCGGCTACCTTGCGCTCGAGAGCGGTATTGCCGGCGGTGCTGAGGAGCTGATTATCCCCGAAGAATCGATAGCGCTTGCAAAGATAGCCGCCCGACTTGAAGAGGGGCTTGCCATCGGCAAGAAGAGCGCGATCGTTGTCGTGGCTGAAGGCGACCGGCCGGGGAGATCCTTTGAGATAGCCGAATCCCTCCGGGAGTATCTCGAGTTCGAGTCACGTGTCGTCGTTCTCGGGCACCTCCAGCGGGGGGGCCGCCTACGGTACGTGACCGCGTGCTCGGCAGCAAGCTCGGTGTTGCGGCCGTTACGGCACTCCTCGAAGGCCGGAGCGGGTGCATGGCCGGAGAGGTGA